A section of the Malania oleifera isolate guangnan ecotype guangnan chromosome 2, ASM2987363v1, whole genome shotgun sequence genome encodes:
- the LOC131149646 gene encoding uncharacterized protein LOC131149646 isoform X2 — MGVRDDWPANIQMFNIWWEEEMFLGTIHKLKLLGGSHYSEAVTLLLHPPCADEVGISTRPFLQQQSTNLATSRLFVDLLSSRHSPKIAAQCDLDFVGRTLTILLEVSHSNLDTISPKLVYLVKVVCLARRKVQTNSMGKSNP, encoded by the exons ATGGGTGTGAGGGATGATTGGCCTGCCAACATTCAAATGTTTAACATCTGGTGGGAAGAGGAAATGTTTCTTGGGACAATCCACAAGTTGAAGCTGTTAGGAGGAAGCCATTATAGCGAAGCGGTTACATTGTTGTTGCATCCACCATGCGCCGACGAAGTAGGAATCAG CACTCGCCCGTTTCTGCAACAACAGAGCACGAATTTGGCTACGAGTCGTCTCTTCGTTGATTTGCTCTCTTCGCGACACTCGCCCAAGATTGCTGCTCAGTGCGACCTTGATTTTGTAGGAAGGACACTCACAATTTTGCTAGAAGTGTCTCACAGCAATCTTGATACGATTTCCCCCAAATTAG TTTACTTGGTGAAGGTGGTTTGCTTAGCAAGAAGGAAAGTTCAGACCAACAGCATGGGCAAGTCGAATCCCTAG
- the LOC131149646 gene encoding uncharacterized protein LOC131149646 isoform X1, with translation MGVRDDWPANIQMFNIWWEEEMFLGTIHKLKLLGGSHYSEAVTLLLHPPCADEVGISTRPFLQQQSTNLATSRLFVDLLSSRHSPKIAAQCDLDFVGRTLTILLEVSHSNLDTISPKLGFHIFLDFHYDFPKCTGFHSLLDFHHDSPQCSVLSALTLTSYWLLLFLFKA, from the exons ATGGGTGTGAGGGATGATTGGCCTGCCAACATTCAAATGTTTAACATCTGGTGGGAAGAGGAAATGTTTCTTGGGACAATCCACAAGTTGAAGCTGTTAGGAGGAAGCCATTATAGCGAAGCGGTTACATTGTTGTTGCATCCACCATGCGCCGACGAAGTAGGAATCAG CACTCGCCCGTTTCTGCAACAACAGAGCACGAATTTGGCTACGAGTCGTCTCTTCGTTGATTTGCTCTCTTCGCGACACTCGCCCAAGATTGCTGCTCAGTGCGACCTTGATTTTGTAGGAAGGACACTCACAATTTTGCTAGAAGTGTCTCACAGCAATCTTGATACGATTTCCCCCAAATTAGGTTTTcatatatttttggattttcattATGATTTCCCCAAATGTACAGGTTTTCATAGTTTGTTGGATTTTCATCACGATTCCCCTCAATGCTCGGTTTTGAGTGCACTCACACTGACCAGTTATTGGCTGCTGTTGTTTCTTTTTAAAGCTTAA
- the LOC131149646 gene encoding uncharacterized protein LOC131149646 isoform X3, with the protein MGVRDDWPANIQMFNIWWEEEMFLGTIHKLKLLGGSHYSEAVTLLLHPPCADEVGISTRPFLQQQSTNLATSRLFVDLLSSRHSPKIAAQCDLDFVFIVCWIFITIPLNARF; encoded by the exons ATGGGTGTGAGGGATGATTGGCCTGCCAACATTCAAATGTTTAACATCTGGTGGGAAGAGGAAATGTTTCTTGGGACAATCCACAAGTTGAAGCTGTTAGGAGGAAGCCATTATAGCGAAGCGGTTACATTGTTGTTGCATCCACCATGCGCCGACGAAGTAGGAATCAG CACTCGCCCGTTTCTGCAACAACAGAGCACGAATTTGGCTACGAGTCGTCTCTTCGTTGATTTGCTCTCTTCGCGACACTCGCCCAAGATTGCTGCTCAGTGCGACCTTGATTTT GTTTTCATAGTTTGTTGGATTTTCATCACGATTCCCCTCAATGCTCGGTTTTGA